Proteins from a single region of Diaphorobacter limosus:
- a CDS encoding autotransporter assembly complex protein TamA, protein MFHMRTTPARWPALLFLTLALAVLPACGTLQGAPGADPSEPQAERDAFTLDIQAEDDAIRDYLGRHLELQRFRQLPDLQAQELARLLQVADANARELLATLGYFSPEITLQLQDKPTPAKDEPAQTVRLAVQPGPRTQVESVDIAIAHADTPDLKRRQAQLQRNWGLPEGEPFTQQAWDEAKAQGLRSLQARRYPQARLAESRADIAADSAQARLSVQYDSGPAYRFGPLQIRGGERYDSVGLARVALLPTGQDYRESQLLDAQQRLAASGYYDAVFLTLDSDAGDPQAAPVIAQVRDAPLQKLVFGVGISTDSGPRLSMDHSHNRLPALSWRAVSKLALDNKRRLVASDWTALPSASGWRWFSGAQLQRESTGSFEVNSTRLRAGRTQNTDHIDRSYYLQHDTADSQGIGAPASSSAISANFGWTGRYFNNNNAPTRGWGLAGEIGLGSTLRPARDPFVRTQLRWQSFIDLGRVDLGNKVRRASRLSLRVEGGAVLARADADIPVTQLFLTGGDTTVRGYGYRSIGAGINNGQTYGGRYMTVASAEWQRPIVLRGNRTDFESAVFIDAGAVADKPGELSARVGLGAGLRWRSPVGPLQADLGYGLQSHELRLHLRLGYTF, encoded by the coding sequence ATGTTCCACATGCGCACAACGCCGGCCCGGTGGCCGGCGTTGCTTTTTCTGACCCTGGCCCTGGCCGTACTGCCGGCCTGCGGCACGCTGCAGGGCGCGCCTGGCGCCGACCCCTCCGAACCCCAGGCCGAGCGCGACGCCTTCACGCTCGACATCCAGGCCGAGGATGACGCCATCCGCGACTATCTTGGCCGGCACCTGGAGCTGCAGCGCTTTCGCCAGCTGCCCGACCTGCAGGCCCAGGAACTGGCGCGCCTGCTGCAGGTGGCCGACGCCAACGCGCGCGAGCTGCTGGCCACGCTGGGCTACTTCAGCCCTGAGATCACGCTGCAGCTGCAGGACAAGCCCACGCCGGCCAAAGATGAACCCGCGCAAACCGTGCGCCTGGCGGTACAACCCGGCCCACGCACGCAAGTCGAGAGCGTGGACATCGCCATCGCCCATGCCGACACCCCCGACCTCAAGCGCCGCCAGGCCCAGCTGCAGCGCAACTGGGGCCTGCCCGAGGGCGAGCCCTTCACCCAGCAGGCCTGGGACGAGGCCAAGGCCCAGGGCCTGCGCAGCCTGCAGGCGCGCCGCTACCCCCAGGCGCGCCTTGCCGAGAGCCGCGCCGACATAGCCGCCGACAGCGCCCAGGCGCGCCTGTCGGTGCAGTACGACAGCGGCCCCGCCTACCGCTTCGGGCCGCTGCAGATCCGCGGCGGCGAGCGTTACGACAGCGTGGGCCTGGCCCGCGTCGCCCTGCTGCCCACGGGCCAGGACTACCGCGAAAGCCAGCTGCTCGACGCCCAGCAGCGCCTGGCCGCCAGTGGCTACTACGACGCCGTGTTCCTGACGCTGGACAGCGACGCCGGCGACCCACAGGCCGCACCCGTCATCGCCCAGGTGCGCGATGCGCCGCTGCAAAAACTGGTGTTCGGCGTCGGCATCTCCACCGACAGCGGCCCGCGCCTGTCCATGGACCATAGCCACAACCGGTTGCCGGCCTTAAGCTGGCGCGCCGTCAGCAAGCTGGCACTGGACAACAAGCGCCGGCTCGTCGCCAGCGACTGGACGGCCCTGCCCTCGGCCAGCGGCTGGCGCTGGTTCAGCGGCGCACAGCTGCAGCGCGAGAGCACCGGCAGCTTCGAGGTGAACAGCACACGCCTGCGCGCCGGGCGCACGCAAAACACCGACCACATCGACCGCAGCTATTACCTGCAGCACGACACCGCCGACAGCCAGGGCATAGGGGCGCCGGCCTCCAGCAGCGCCATCAGCGCCAACTTCGGCTGGACGGGGCGCTACTTCAACAACAATAACGCCCCCACGCGCGGCTGGGGCCTGGCCGGCGAGATCGGACTGGGCAGCACGCTGCGGCCGGCGCGCGACCCGTTTGTGCGCACGCAGCTGCGCTGGCAGTCCTTCATTGACCTGGGGCGCGTGGATCTGGGCAACAAGGTGCGCCGCGCCAGCCGCCTGTCGCTGCGCGTGGAGGGCGGCGCCGTGCTGGCGCGCGCCGATGCCGACATTCCCGTGACCCAGCTGTTCCTGACCGGCGGCGACACCACCGTGCGCGGCTATGGCTACCGCAGCATAGGCGCCGGCATCAACAACGGCCAGACCTATGGCGGCCGCTACATGACGGTGGCCAGCGCCGAATGGCAGCGCCCCATCGTGCTGCGCGGCAACCGCACCGACTTTGAAAGCGCCGTGTTCATCGACGCCGGCGCCGTGGCCGACAAGCCCGGAGAGCTGAGCGCCCGCGTCGGCCTGGGCGCCGGCCTGCGCTGGCGCAGCCCCGTGGGCCCGCTGCAGGCCGACCTGGGCTACGGCCTGCAGTCGCACGAGCTGCGCCTGCACCTGCGCCTGGGCTATACCTTTTGA
- a CDS encoding translocation/assembly module TamB domain-containing protein has product MSPGHHPNPFAAAAAPRPQPTPPRRSHRVLLALELLLATALALLLALWWWAGSSGSLASTLSRATHYLPEGQSLETREVTGSLRAGGRIGWLRWSSPTLTVEVQDARIAWRLSPLLRRQLQFSELQATQLTLTPQGEASSEPPEPLQQLLLPLQVELPFAFERITWAGASPVTIEGLAGNYRYDGTQHRLEVQQLNLAQGRYALQAQLQARAPMALTAQLDGSVHTALPGSTTQLQAQARAQLQGSLASAAGRLNVTAQLRGTGTEGRPPLHADLQASLAPWAGQPLLQATAELQALDLAALWPQAPRTRLTGSAGLEPADNGWRLHAALQNAEPGPWDRQRLPFDRLQARAGYDGEQWTLPEAQLHIGQGSVSLQGSYQPATHALQGRAELRALNPAALHTLLDAAPLSGQASADGNPDGAVRFAADLRGATAKRAQAKSTATLRLEQLTLQGRWQGEQIELTRLQLNALQAQVTGQQLRIHTAAPALQGRLQAQLPGATAQFDGQLAPHGGQGRISLRLADAQRTQRWLQALPGLGAVTEGWSLHGNAELQADWRGGWQTLQQQLQAAGLLAGAPAKGANTADGFELQARLSAPRLQATRAAQAGAAPLTLELLRTSASLGGQLAQARLQWDGELRQRSDAAQPELRAQLQLQAQAGSSGAGRWQAQITSLQLQAGASGQPGPWTLRLANALSLELRQSPQLALQASAGQASIQGPAAGAVQLHWQPLSYAQGAQGPSRLRSQGELTGLPLAWVNAWRVDGQPALTRLGLAGNLVLNAAWDVDAGDQLRASARLQRASGDLSILAGDLDAPTLVHSSGQGTSTVQAPGGTPAGLRQAELTLSADGDALRAQLAWDSERAGRVQAEGQTRLSHGAGGWAWPEDAPLAASVRAELPDLGLWSTLAPPGWRVRGSLSADARLSGTRAAPRWSGQLAADQFGVRSLLDGVDLRDGRLRATLQGERLTITELLLHGGRGSRARIAGYSGNRTAAPQDGGQLSASGSISWGAAGLAMDLRAKAQALQLLVRADRQLSLSGDVQATLQGGQFRLRGKLTTDRATILLPDSSAPRLGSDVVVHSAALDRQRAAQAEQAKQAGQAGTKVEAARPPDIAITLNLGDDFALQGHGITTRLAGELDIRSSAATGGQPRVTGEVRTVAGRYRAWGQMLDVESGLLRFNGPYDNPALDVLALRPHISVRAGVQVSGTAQAPRVRLYSDPALPDAEKLSWVVLGRSASAGGAEAAVLQQAALALLGRGGGDLTGDIARQLGLDEIGVKGPQAGAGADASEAALTLGKRLTKDLYVTYERSLSGVLGTLYIFYDLSRRLQLRGQTGMQSAVDLIYTVRYD; this is encoded by the coding sequence ATGAGCCCCGGCCACCACCCCAACCCCTTCGCCGCAGCTGCTGCGCCACGCCCGCAGCCCACACCGCCGCGCCGCAGCCACCGGGTGCTGCTGGCGCTGGAGCTGCTGCTGGCCACGGCCCTGGCCTTGCTGCTGGCGCTGTGGTGGTGGGCCGGCAGCAGCGGCTCGCTGGCCAGCACGCTGTCGCGCGCCACGCACTACCTGCCCGAGGGGCAGAGCCTCGAAACCCGCGAGGTGACGGGCTCACTGCGCGCGGGCGGGCGCATCGGCTGGCTGCGCTGGAGCAGCCCCACGCTGACCGTCGAGGTGCAGGATGCACGAATCGCCTGGCGCCTGTCTCCGTTGCTGCGTAGGCAGCTACAATTTTCAGAGCTTCAGGCCACACAGCTCACCCTCACACCCCAGGGCGAGGCCAGCAGCGAACCGCCCGAGCCGCTGCAGCAACTGCTGCTGCCGCTGCAGGTGGAGCTGCCCTTTGCCTTTGAGCGCATCACCTGGGCCGGCGCCAGCCCCGTCACCATCGAAGGCCTGGCCGGCAACTACCGCTACGACGGCACGCAGCACCGGCTGGAGGTGCAGCAACTCAACCTGGCCCAGGGCCGCTATGCGCTGCAGGCCCAGCTGCAGGCACGCGCCCCCATGGCCCTGACGGCCCAGCTGGACGGCAGCGTGCACACCGCCTTGCCCGGCAGCACAACGCAGCTGCAGGCGCAGGCCAGGGCACAGCTGCAGGGCAGCCTGGCAAGCGCCGCCGGGCGCCTGAACGTCACGGCGCAGCTGCGCGGCACAGGCACCGAAGGCCGCCCGCCACTGCACGCCGACCTGCAGGCCAGCCTGGCGCCCTGGGCCGGCCAGCCGCTGCTGCAGGCCACCGCCGAACTGCAGGCGCTGGACCTGGCCGCGCTGTGGCCCCAGGCGCCGCGCACGCGGCTCACCGGCAGCGCCGGCCTGGAGCCCGCAGACAACGGCTGGCGGCTGCACGCCGCGCTGCAGAACGCCGAGCCCGGCCCCTGGGATCGCCAGCGCCTGCCCTTTGACCGGCTGCAGGCGCGCGCCGGCTATGACGGCGAACAATGGACGCTTCCCGAGGCCCAGCTGCACATCGGCCAGGGCAGCGTCAGCCTGCAAGGCAGCTACCAACCGGCCACGCACGCCCTGCAGGGCCGCGCCGAGCTGCGCGCGCTGAACCCAGCCGCCCTGCACACCCTGCTGGACGCCGCCCCGTTGAGCGGCCAGGCCAGCGCCGACGGCAACCCGGACGGCGCGGTGCGCTTTGCCGCGGACCTGCGCGGCGCCACAGCCAAACGCGCGCAGGCCAAGAGCACCGCCACGCTGCGCCTGGAGCAACTGACGCTGCAAGGCCGCTGGCAGGGCGAGCAGATCGAGCTGACGCGCCTGCAGCTGAACGCCCTGCAGGCCCAGGTCACGGGCCAGCAGCTGCGCATCCACACGGCCGCCCCCGCGCTGCAGGGCCGGCTGCAGGCCCAGCTGCCCGGCGCCACGGCGCAGTTCGACGGCCAGCTTGCGCCGCACGGCGGCCAGGGCCGGATCAGCCTGCGCCTGGCCGACGCGCAGCGTACCCAACGCTGGCTGCAGGCCCTGCCTGGCCTGGGCGCCGTGACCGAGGGCTGGAGCCTTCATGGCAACGCCGAGCTGCAGGCCGACTGGCGCGGCGGCTGGCAAACGCTGCAGCAGCAGCTACAGGCGGCCGGCCTGCTGGCCGGCGCGCCAGCCAAGGGCGCAAACACCGCAGACGGCTTTGAGCTGCAGGCCCGCTTGAGCGCGCCACGCCTGCAGGCCACGCGCGCCGCGCAGGCAGGCGCCGCGCCCCTCACGCTGGAACTGCTGCGCACCAGCGCCAGCCTGGGCGGCCAGCTCGCCCAGGCCCGGCTGCAGTGGGACGGCGAGCTGCGCCAGCGCAGCGACGCCGCCCAGCCCGAGCTGCGCGCCCAGCTGCAGCTGCAGGCCCAGGCCGGCAGCAGCGGCGCCGGCCGCTGGCAGGCGCAGATCACCAGCCTGCAGCTGCAGGCGGGCGCCAGCGGCCAGCCCGGGCCCTGGACGCTGCGCCTGGCCAACGCCCTGAGCCTGGAGCTGCGCCAGTCGCCCCAGCTGGCGCTGCAGGCCAGCGCCGGCCAGGCCAGCATCCAAGGCCCGGCCGCTGGCGCGGTACAGCTGCACTGGCAACCGCTGAGCTACGCACAGGGCGCCCAGGGCCCGTCCCGGCTGCGCAGCCAGGGCGAGCTGACCGGCCTGCCCCTGGCCTGGGTCAATGCCTGGCGCGTCGATGGCCAGCCGGCCCTCACGCGCCTGGGCCTGGCCGGCAACCTGGTGCTGAACGCCGCCTGGGACGTGGACGCCGGCGACCAGCTGCGCGCCAGCGCCCGCCTGCAGCGCGCCAGCGGCGACCTGAGCATCCTCGCCGGCGACCTGGACGCGCCCACCCTGGTGCACAGCAGCGGCCAGGGAACCAGCACGGTACAGGCGCCGGGCGGCACACCCGCCGGCCTGCGCCAGGCCGAGCTCACGCTGAGCGCCGACGGCGACGCGCTGCGCGCCCAGCTGGCCTGGGACAGCGAACGCGCCGGCCGCGTGCAGGCCGAAGGCCAGACCCGCCTGAGCCACGGCGCGGGCGGCTGGGCCTGGCCCGAGGACGCCCCGCTGGCCGCCAGCGTGCGCGCCGAGCTGCCCGACCTGGGCCTGTGGTCCACGCTGGCGCCGCCCGGCTGGCGCGTGCGCGGCAGCTTGAGCGCCGACGCGCGCCTGTCCGGCACGCGCGCCGCGCCGCGTTGGAGCGGGCAGCTCGCGGCCGACCAGTTTGGCGTGCGCTCGCTGCTCGACGGCGTGGATCTGCGTGATGGCCGCCTGCGCGCCACGCTGCAGGGCGAGCGGCTCACGATCACTGAACTGCTGCTGCATGGCGGGCGCGGCAGCCGCGCGCGCATCGCCGGCTACAGCGGCAACCGCACGGCCGCGCCGCAGGACGGCGGCCAGCTCAGCGCCAGCGGCAGCATCAGCTGGGGTGCGGCCGGCCTGGCCATGGACCTGCGCGCCAAGGCCCAGGCCCTGCAGCTGCTGGTGCGCGCCGACCGGCAGCTCAGCCTCTCGGGCGATGTGCAGGCCACGCTGCAGGGCGGGCAATTCAGGCTGCGCGGCAAGCTGACGACCGACCGTGCCACCATCCTCCTGCCCGATTCCAGCGCGCCCCGGCTGGGCAGCGACGTGGTCGTGCATTCCGCGGCGCTGGACAGGCAGCGCGCCGCGCAGGCGGAACAGGCGAAACAGGCAGGCCAGGCCGGCACCAAGGTGGAGGCCGCCCGGCCGCCCGACATCGCCATCACCCTCAACCTGGGCGACGACTTTGCGCTGCAAGGCCATGGCATCACCACGCGCCTGGCGGGCGAGCTGGACATTCGCAGCAGCGCCGCCACCGGCGGCCAGCCGCGCGTGACCGGCGAGGTGCGCACCGTGGCCGGTCGCTACCGCGCCTGGGGCCAGATGCTGGACGTGGAAAGCGGCCTGCTGCGCTTCAATGGCCCCTACGACAACCCGGCGCTGGACGTGCTGGCGCTGCGCCCCCACATCAGCGTGCGCGCCGGCGTGCAGGTCAGCGGCACGGCCCAGGCGCCGCGCGTGCGGCTGTACTCCGACCCCGCGCTGCCCGACGCCGAAAAGCTCTCCTGGGTGGTGCTGGGCCGCAGCGCCAGCGCCGGCGGCGCCGAGGCCGCCGTGCTGCAGCAGGCCGCCCTGGCCCTGCTGGGCCGCGGCGGCGGCGACCTGACCGGCGACATCGCGCGCCAGCTGGGCCTGGACGAGATCGGCGTGAAAGGCCCGCAGGCCGGCGCCGGCGCCGACGCCAGCGAAGCCGCCCTGACCCTGGGCAAGCGCCTCACCAAGGACTTGTACGTGACCTACGAGCGCAGCCTCTCGGGCGTTCTGGGCACGCTGTACATCTTCTACGACCTGTCCCGGCGCCTGCAGCTGCGCGGGCAGACGGGCATGCAAAGCGCGGTGGATCTGATCTACACCGTGCGCTATGACTGA
- a CDS encoding COX15/CtaA family protein codes for MLSFASPTRRRLLLQRLAWLCAALMLVVASLSAFIRQSRSEQGCEPWPQCQGIAAVQVGATLPEAGAGVAMARMGHRVVASATLLLVLAMVGLALSAGVATRAEARLALGLLGLVLFLALLGVLAGPSRLPAVTLGNLLAGFAMCALSVRLALMAGHADAARSRPLPSAWLAVATALAWAQVALGGMVSAGEAGLSCPALGACDWRAGSWQALDPWALPAGDLLPGHAAGALVHMLHRWSGMALTLVLLVLAWQAWRLGRRAVAAWLVALPLLLVVLGLVQVWLRLPLPLVLVHNTAAALLLALLSGVGLDGPPDRNRTCI; via the coding sequence ATGCTCTCTTTTGCTTCCCCAACCCGTCGGCGCCTGTTATTGCAACGCCTGGCCTGGCTGTGCGCGGCCCTGATGCTGGTGGTCGCCAGCCTGAGTGCCTTCATCCGTCAGTCCCGCTCGGAACAGGGCTGTGAACCCTGGCCACAGTGCCAGGGCATCGCCGCCGTGCAGGTCGGCGCGACGCTGCCAGAGGCTGGCGCGGGGGTGGCCATGGCGCGCATGGGTCACAGGGTGGTGGCCTCGGCGACCCTGCTGCTGGTGCTGGCGATGGTGGGGCTGGCCCTGTCTGCGGGCGTGGCAACGCGCGCCGAGGCGCGTCTGGCGCTGGGCTTGCTGGGGCTGGTGCTGTTTCTGGCACTGCTGGGCGTCCTGGCCGGGCCGTCGCGCCTGCCCGCGGTCACGCTGGGCAACCTGCTGGCGGGCTTTGCCATGTGCGCGCTCAGCGTGCGCCTGGCCTTGATGGCGGGGCATGCCGACGCAGCCCGATCAAGGCCCCTGCCATCCGCATGGCTTGCCGTGGCCACGGCCCTGGCCTGGGCGCAGGTGGCGCTTGGCGGCATGGTCAGTGCCGGCGAGGCGGGCCTGAGCTGCCCCGCCCTCGGGGCCTGCGATTGGCGTGCCGGCTCCTGGCAGGCACTCGATCCCTGGGCGCTGCCCGCCGGCGACCTGCTGCCTGGCCATGCCGCAGGCGCACTGGTACACATGCTGCACCGCTGGAGCGGCATGGCCCTGACCCTGGTGCTGCTGGTGCTGGCCTGGCAGGCATGGCGCCTGGGGCGCCGCGCAGTGGCTGCCTGGCTGGTTGCGTTGCCGTTGCTGCTGGTGGTGTTGGGGCTGGTGCAGGTCTGGCTGCGCCTGCCGCTGCCCCTGGTACTGGTGCACAACACGGCGGCCGCGCTGCTGCTGGCGCTGTTGTCTGGCGTGGGGCTGGATGGTCCCCCCGACAGGAATCGAACCTGTATCTAG
- a CDS encoding antitoxin: MTAPILSSRPKEAKLFRNNRSQAVRIPVEFELPGDRVLIHREGSKLIIEPVLRPTNILELLAEWRQEPPLAPEDQFPAIDDAPVQPEDLP, encoded by the coding sequence ATGACTGCTCCAATCCTGTCTTCCCGGCCCAAAGAGGCCAAGCTGTTTCGCAACAACCGCAGCCAGGCGGTGCGCATTCCGGTCGAGTTCGAATTGCCGGGCGATCGCGTGCTGATTCACCGCGAAGGCAGCAAGCTGATCATCGAGCCGGTGTTGCGCCCCACCAATATCCTGGAGCTACTGGCCGAGTGGCGCCAGGAGCCGCCGCTGGCGCCCGAGGATCAGTTCCCGGCCATCGACGATGCCCCGGTTCAGCCCGAGGACCTGCCGTGA
- a CDS encoding type II toxin-antitoxin system VapC family toxin translates to MSGYLLDTNIISDLIRNPSGAAAQRIAQLGAKGICTSIVVAAELRYGCAKKGSPRLLAKVQALLETIPVLALDLPADGDYGRIRAELEAAGQPIGGNDLLIAAHACTLRLTLVTNNTREFARIRGLKVENWL, encoded by the coding sequence GTGAGCGGCTACCTGCTGGACACCAACATCATCAGCGACCTGATACGCAACCCGTCGGGGGCGGCTGCGCAGCGCATCGCGCAACTGGGCGCCAAGGGCATTTGCACCAGCATCGTGGTGGCCGCGGAGCTGCGCTATGGTTGCGCCAAGAAGGGATCGCCCCGTCTGCTGGCCAAGGTGCAGGCGCTGCTGGAAACGATTCCCGTACTGGCGCTGGATTTGCCTGCCGATGGCGACTACGGCCGCATCCGCGCCGAGTTGGAAGCGGCGGGGCAGCCCATCGGCGGCAACGACCTGCTGATTGCCGCGCACGCCTGCACCCTAAGGCTGACGCTGGTCACCAACAACACCCGGGAGTTCGCCCGCATTCGCGGCCTCAAAGTGGAAAACTGGCTTTGA
- a CDS encoding phospholipase D-like domain-containing protein yields the protein MISVTMLSGLGHAVFVAAGLLIYMMGTRIGHQHRHPSAAMAWVLGLITFPYLTLPLFLFFGTRKFARPARRERHQVLAIPQGGPSWATRLLAGMELAPAVHNERVQLHANGDEALRSLLAIMASARQRLDVCTYLFANDDTGRQIAQQLAASAGRGVSVRLLVDAMGSMGKAPAMLRALQRQGVQVRRFMPLLHNPLHGRINLRNHRKLVLADGQRLWSGGRNLASEYFVDRPGQPAWIDLSYEVQGLLAAQAQAQFNTDWRVAHGLALRKARRPHGTPGVHQQPVGGPLAQWLPSGPDHADDTVHALLLAAAYHAQRRIVAVTPYFVPDDALLDAWCLACRRGVRVSLLVPARSNHRLADIARERALRQLAAAGAQVWLAPAMVHAKAVLIDDDLALAGSLNLDARSLFLNYEAMAAFYGEQELRWLSQWCARLIATARPYHARQPSWARDIVEGVVRSVGFQL from the coding sequence ATGATCAGCGTGACCATGCTCTCCGGCCTGGGCCACGCCGTCTTCGTGGCTGCGGGCCTGCTGATCTACATGATGGGCACGCGCATCGGCCACCAGCACCGCCATCCCTCGGCCGCCATGGCCTGGGTGCTGGGCCTGATCACCTTCCCCTACCTGACGCTGCCGCTGTTCCTGTTCTTTGGCACGCGCAAGTTTGCCCGGCCGGCGCGCCGCGAGCGCCACCAGGTGCTGGCCATTCCCCAGGGTGGCCCGAGCTGGGCCACGCGGCTGCTGGCCGGCATGGAGTTGGCGCCCGCCGTGCACAACGAACGGGTGCAGCTGCACGCCAATGGCGACGAGGCGTTGCGCAGCCTGCTGGCCATCATGGCATCGGCGCGCCAGCGCCTCGATGTCTGCACCTACCTGTTCGCCAACGACGACACCGGCCGCCAGATTGCGCAGCAGCTCGCGGCCAGCGCGGGCCGTGGCGTCAGCGTGCGCCTGCTGGTGGACGCCATGGGCAGCATGGGCAAGGCCCCCGCCATGCTGCGCGCGCTGCAGCGGCAGGGCGTGCAGGTGCGCCGCTTCATGCCGCTGCTGCACAACCCGCTGCACGGCCGCATCAACCTGCGCAATCACCGCAAGCTGGTGCTGGCCGACGGACAGCGCCTGTGGAGTGGTGGGCGCAACCTGGCCAGCGAGTACTTTGTCGATCGCCCCGGCCAGCCCGCCTGGATAGACCTGAGCTACGAGGTGCAGGGCCTGCTGGCCGCCCAGGCCCAGGCCCAGTTCAACACCGACTGGCGCGTGGCACACGGCCTGGCGCTGCGCAAGGCGCGCCGGCCGCACGGCACGCCCGGCGTGCACCAGCAGCCCGTGGGCGGCCCGCTGGCCCAATGGCTGCCCAGCGGGCCCGACCATGCCGACGACACCGTGCATGCGCTGCTGCTGGCCGCGGCCTACCACGCCCAGCGGCGCATCGTCGCCGTCACGCCGTACTTCGTGCCCGACGACGCCCTACTGGACGCCTGGTGCCTGGCCTGCCGGCGCGGCGTGCGCGTGAGCCTGCTGGTGCCGGCGCGCTCCAACCACCGCCTGGCCGACATCGCGCGCGAGCGCGCCCTGCGCCAGCTCGCTGCCGCCGGCGCCCAGGTCTGGCTGGCACCGGCCATGGTGCATGCCAAGGCCGTGCTCATCGACGACGACCTGGCCCTGGCGGGCTCGCTGAACCTGGACGCGCGCAGCCTGTTTTTGAACTACGAGGCCATGGCCGCCTTCTATGGCGAGCAGGAGCTGCGCTGGCTCTCGCAGTGGTGCGCCCGGCTCATCGCCACGGCTCGCCCCTACCACGCGCGCCAGCCGTCCTGGGCGCGCGACATTGTCGAAGGGGTGGTGCGGTCGGTGGGTTTTCAGCTGTAG
- a CDS encoding ATP-binding protein — MNRLRHPASLRVRLLVFLLAAIALTAAVQGLLAYRSALVEADALFDYQMQQTAYALRAGLPPDARASGNALPEYQNDELIVQVWTNEGLRIFESAVGAALPQKAVLGFTELQARGISYRVFSLQTRSQVIQVAQDMSARRAMARALALRSLLPLAVMAPLLALAVWWAVSRLLAPVQRVRGQLAQRRPDDLTPVSGAGLPSELQPLVHEFNALLARVQQAFDAQQHFVADAAHELRSPLAALKLQLQGLQRAPDTATRERAVERLGSGIDRATRLVEQLLALARQEAQIAAGAPPQPVPLAELARQAVLDATPAAQQRGIDLGLAPVPPEAEGASVPGHAQALAILLRNLLDNAIKYTPRGGRVDVALQADDGHITLLVDDSGPGIAPAERAQVLQRFHRGAQPEGAPASGSGLGLAIADSIARLHGARLQLADAPQLGGLRVSLRLARHTPPRESPHT, encoded by the coding sequence ATGAACCGGCTGCGCCACCCCGCCTCGCTGCGCGTGCGGCTGCTGGTGTTCCTGCTGGCGGCCATTGCGCTGACCGCCGCCGTGCAGGGCCTGCTGGCCTACCGCAGCGCGTTGGTGGAGGCAGATGCCCTGTTTGATTACCAGATGCAGCAGACCGCCTACGCGCTGCGTGCTGGCCTGCCCCCGGATGCACGCGCCAGCGGCAACGCCTTGCCGGAGTACCAGAACGACGAGCTCATCGTCCAGGTCTGGACCAACGAGGGGCTGCGCATCTTTGAATCCGCCGTCGGCGCGGCCCTGCCGCAGAAGGCGGTGCTGGGCTTTACCGAGCTGCAGGCACGCGGCATCAGCTACCGCGTGTTTTCGCTGCAGACACGCTCGCAGGTGATACAGGTGGCACAGGACATGTCCGCGCGCCGCGCCATGGCGCGTGCTCTGGCGCTGCGCTCCTTGCTGCCGCTGGCGGTGATGGCGCCACTGCTGGCGCTGGCCGTGTGGTGGGCCGTGAGCCGCCTGCTGGCCCCCGTACAGCGCGTGCGTGGCCAGCTGGCGCAGCGCCGGCCGGACGACCTGACGCCCGTCAGCGGCGCCGGCCTGCCCAGTGAGCTGCAACCCCTGGTGCATGAATTCAACGCGCTGCTGGCGCGCGTGCAGCAGGCCTTCGACGCGCAGCAGCATTTCGTGGCCGACGCCGCCCACGAACTGCGCTCGCCCCTGGCGGCGCTGAAACTGCAGCTGCAGGGTCTGCAGCGCGCGCCCGACACGGCCACGCGCGAGCGCGCCGTGGAACGCCTGGGCAGCGGCATAGACCGTGCCACGCGCCTGGTCGAGCAGCTGCTGGCCCTGGCGCGCCAGGAGGCGCAGATAGCGGCCGGCGCGCCACCCCAGCCGGTGCCGCTGGCCGAACTGGCGCGCCAGGCCGTGCTCGATGCCACACCCGCCGCCCAGCAGCGCGGCATAGACCTGGGCCTGGCGCCGGTGCCGCCCGAGGCCGAGGGCGCCAGCGTGCCCGGCCATGCGCAGGCCCTGGCCATCCTGCTGCGCAACCTGCTGGACAACGCCATCAAGTACACGCCCCGTGGCGGCCGGGTGGACGTGGCGCTGCAGGCCGACGACGGCCATATCACGCTGCTGGTGGACGACAGCGGCCCCGGCATCGCGCCCGCTGAGCGCGCGCAGGTGCTGCAGCGCTTTCACCGCGGTGCGCAGCCCGAGGGCGCGCCGGCGTCTGGCAGCGGCCTGGGCCTGGCGATTGCCGACAGCATCGCCCGCCTGCATGGCGCGCGGCTGCAGCTGGCGGATGCGCCGCAGCTGGGCGGCCTGCGCGTCAGCCTGCGCCTGGCGCGCCACACGCCGCCACGGGAGAGTCCGCACACATGA